One stretch of Streptomyces sp. NBC_01142 DNA includes these proteins:
- a CDS encoding oxidoreductase: MSTNASSADPLAALGTLPGVADAVDSVRKAVDRVYGHRVMRRRSNEVTSEAALRGARGSAALSGADWALEEVRRRTDFSVEPEARTVGAALRLTAESGQLLSIWRQSPLRVLARLHLVAASGADDEESVGRPRLDGEKVDEPLIEAPLPDASEVNGRLDGLAELIIAGGSAPALVTAAVVHGELLALRPFGSYNGLVARAAERIVLIGSGLDPKSICPAEVGHAEQGRAAYVAAFESYLTGTPEGMAAWIAHCGRAVELGVRESTAVCEALQRGAA; encoded by the coding sequence ATGAGTACGAATGCCTCGTCGGCCGACCCCCTCGCGGCTCTCGGCACCCTGCCGGGTGTCGCCGACGCCGTGGACTCCGTGCGCAAGGCCGTCGACCGGGTCTACGGACACCGGGTCATGCGGCGCCGCAGCAACGAGGTCACCTCGGAGGCGGCGCTGCGCGGAGCGCGCGGTTCCGCCGCGCTCTCCGGCGCCGACTGGGCGCTGGAAGAGGTGCGGCGGCGCACCGACTTCAGCGTCGAGCCCGAGGCACGCACGGTCGGCGCGGCGCTGCGGTTGACCGCCGAATCCGGTCAACTGCTCTCCATCTGGCGGCAGTCGCCGCTGCGGGTGCTGGCCAGGCTGCATCTGGTCGCGGCGTCCGGCGCCGACGACGAGGAGAGTGTGGGACGCCCGCGCCTCGACGGCGAAAAGGTCGACGAGCCGCTGATCGAGGCGCCGCTGCCGGACGCGAGTGAGGTGAATGGCCGGCTGGACGGCCTGGCGGAGCTGATCATCGCGGGCGGTTCCGCGCCGGCGCTGGTGACGGCGGCCGTGGTCCATGGGGAACTGCTGGCGCTGCGCCCCTTCGGCTCGTACAACGGCCTAGTCGCGCGGGCGGCCGAGCGCATCGTGCTGATCGGCAGCGGTCTCGACCCCAAGTCGATCTGTCCGGCCGAGGTCGGTCACGCGGAGCAGGGCCGGGCGGCGTACGTCGCGGCTTTCGAGAGTTACCTGACGGGGACCCCTGAGGGCATGGCCGCCTGGATCGCGCACTGCGGGCGGGCGGTGGAGCTGGGAGTCAGGGAGTCGACGGCGGTATGCGAGGCGCTGCAGCGCGGCGCTGCCTGA
- a CDS encoding phage holin family protein, giving the protein MSDPGNSAAIAVGADRSLGQLVASATAEMSALVHDEIALAKAELRQDVKRGAIGGTAISIAGVFALFSLPVLSFAAAYGIHNLGLGLAWSFLIVGAAFLLLAALLALLAVSKFKKVKPPEKSIASAKQTAAVLQGVKPHTRPAQDKLTV; this is encoded by the coding sequence ATGAGCGACCCCGGCAACAGCGCGGCAATCGCTGTAGGCGCCGACCGCAGTCTCGGCCAGTTGGTCGCCTCGGCGACCGCCGAGATGTCCGCGCTCGTGCACGACGAGATCGCCCTGGCCAAGGCCGAACTGCGACAGGACGTCAAGCGCGGCGCGATCGGTGGTACGGCCATCAGCATTGCGGGAGTGTTCGCGCTCTTCTCGCTTCCCGTGCTGAGCTTCGCGGCGGCGTACGGGATCCACAATCTGGGCCTCGGCCTCGCCTGGTCCTTCCTGATTGTGGGCGCAGCGTTTCTGCTGCTGGCAGCGCTGCTGGCGCTGCTCGCCGTGTCCAAGTTCAAGAAGGTCAAGCCACCGGAGAAGTCGATCGCCTCGGCCAAGCAGACGGCGGCTGTACTGCAGGGCGTCAAGCCGCATACCCGACCGGCTCAGGACAAACTCACCGTGTGA
- the acs gene encoding acetate--CoA ligase, giving the protein MSNESLANLLKEERRFAPPTELAANANVTAEAYEQAKADRLGFWAEQARRLTWATEPTETLDWSNPPFAKWFADGKLNVAYNCVDRHVEAGNGDRVAIHFEGEPGDSRALTYAELKDEVSRAANALTELGIGKGDRVAVYLPMIPEAAVAMLACARIGAAHSVVFGGFSADAVASRIQDADAKLVITADGGYRRGKPSALKPAIDEAVAKCPQVEHVLVVRRTGQDTAFSEGRDVWWHDIVARQSAEHTPEAFEAEQPLFILYTSGTTGKPKGILHTSGGYLTQAAYTHHAVFDLKPESDVYWCTADVGWVTGHSYIVYGPLANGATQVMYEGTPDTPHQGRFWEIVQKYGVTILYTAPTAIRTFMKWGDDIPAKFDLSSLRLLGSVGEPINPEAWIWYREHIGAGKTPIVDTWWQTETGAMMISPLPGVTETKPGSAQRALPGISATVVDDDANEVPNGGGGYLVLTEPWPSMLRTIWGDDQRFIDTYWSRFEGRYFAGDGAKKDDDGDIWLLGRVDDVMLVSGHNISTTEVESALVSHPKVAEAAVVGAADETTGQAIVAFVILRGTASEDENLVSDLRNHVGATLGPIAKPKRILPVAELPKTRSGKIMRRLLRDVAENRQLGDVTTLTDSSVMDLIQTRLPSAASED; this is encoded by the coding sequence GTGAGCAACGAAAGCCTGGCCAACCTGCTCAAGGAAGAGCGGCGGTTCGCGCCGCCGACCGAGCTGGCCGCCAACGCCAACGTGACGGCGGAGGCGTACGAGCAGGCAAAGGCGGACAGGCTTGGCTTCTGGGCCGAGCAGGCGAGGCGGCTCACCTGGGCCACCGAGCCGACCGAGACCCTCGACTGGAGCAACCCACCCTTCGCGAAGTGGTTCGCGGACGGCAAGCTGAACGTCGCGTACAACTGCGTGGACCGTCATGTCGAAGCGGGCAACGGCGACCGGGTCGCCATCCACTTCGAGGGCGAGCCGGGCGACAGCCGCGCCCTCACCTACGCCGAACTCAAGGACGAGGTCTCCCGGGCCGCCAACGCCCTGACCGAGCTGGGAATCGGCAAGGGCGACCGGGTCGCCGTCTACCTCCCGATGATCCCCGAGGCCGCCGTGGCGATGCTGGCCTGCGCCCGCATCGGCGCCGCGCACTCGGTGGTCTTCGGCGGCTTCTCCGCCGACGCCGTCGCCTCCCGTATCCAGGACGCCGACGCCAAACTGGTCATCACCGCGGACGGCGGCTACCGGCGCGGCAAGCCCAGCGCGCTCAAGCCCGCGATCGACGAGGCCGTCGCCAAGTGCCCGCAGGTCGAGCACGTCCTGGTGGTACGGCGCACCGGCCAGGACACCGCCTTCAGCGAGGGTCGGGACGTGTGGTGGCACGACATCGTCGCCCGGCAGTCCGCCGAGCACACCCCGGAGGCCTTCGAGGCGGAGCAGCCGCTGTTCATCCTCTACACCTCCGGTACGACGGGTAAGCCGAAGGGCATCCTGCACACCTCCGGCGGCTACCTCACCCAGGCGGCCTACACCCACCACGCCGTCTTCGACCTCAAGCCGGAGTCGGACGTCTACTGGTGCACCGCCGACGTCGGCTGGGTGACCGGTCACTCGTACATCGTGTACGGACCGCTGGCCAACGGCGCGACCCAGGTGATGTACGAGGGCACGCCCGACACCCCGCACCAGGGCCGCTTCTGGGAGATCGTGCAGAAGTACGGCGTCACGATCCTCTACACCGCGCCGACCGCGATCCGTACGTTCATGAAGTGGGGCGACGACATCCCCGCGAAGTTCGACCTGTCGTCGCTGCGGCTCCTCGGGTCGGTCGGTGAGCCGATCAACCCGGAGGCGTGGATCTGGTACCGGGAGCACATCGGCGCAGGCAAGACGCCGATCGTGGACACCTGGTGGCAGACCGAGACCGGCGCGATGATGATCTCGCCGCTGCCCGGCGTCACCGAGACCAAGCCCGGCTCGGCGCAGCGCGCGCTGCCCGGCATCTCGGCAACCGTCGTGGACGACGACGCCAACGAGGTTCCCAACGGAGGCGGCGGCTACCTCGTCCTCACCGAGCCGTGGCCGTCGATGCTGCGCACCATCTGGGGCGACGACCAGCGCTTCATCGACACGTACTGGTCGCGCTTCGAAGGCAGGTACTTCGCAGGCGACGGCGCCAAGAAGGACGACGACGGCGACATCTGGCTGCTCGGCCGCGTCGACGACGTGATGCTGGTGTCCGGCCACAACATCTCGACCACGGAGGTGGAGTCGGCGCTGGTCTCACACCCGAAGGTCGCCGAGGCCGCGGTCGTGGGCGCGGCGGACGAGACGACCGGCCAGGCGATCGTGGCGTTTGTGATCCTGCGCGGTACGGCGAGCGAGGACGAGAACCTCGTGAGCGATCTGCGCAACCACGTGGGTGCGACGCTCGGCCCGATCGCCAAGCCGAAGCGGATCCTGCCGGTGGCGGAGCTGCCGAAGACCCGTTCCGGAAAGATCATGCGCCGGCTGCTGCGTGATGTCGCCGAGAACCGTCAGCTGGGCGATGTCACGACGCTCACGGACTCATCGGTGATGGACCTCATCCAGACCAGGCTGCCGAGCGCCGCCAGCGAGGACTGA
- a CDS encoding HAD family phosphatase, which translates to MAGTYARLVENHSLPRTAAFFDLDKTVIAKSSTLTFSKSFYQGGLINRRAVLRTAYAQFVFLAGGADHDQMERMRQYLSALCRGWNVQQVKEIVAETLHDLIDPIIYDEAASLIEEHHTAGRDVVIVSTSGAEVVEPIGELLGADRVVATRMVVGDDGCFTGEVEYYAYGPTKAEAIRELAASEGYDLSRCYAYSDSATDVPMLASVGHPYAVNPDRTLRREATAREWPILVFNRPVRLKQRLPAFSMPPRPALVAAAAVGAAAATAGLVWYASRRRSAASQAAAMNQFVRI; encoded by the coding sequence ATGGCGGGCACCTATGCTCGGCTCGTGGAAAACCACTCCTTGCCGCGCACAGCCGCCTTCTTTGACCTGGACAAGACGGTCATTGCGAAGTCATCGACTCTGACCTTCAGCAAGTCCTTCTACCAAGGCGGGCTGATCAACCGCCGCGCCGTGCTGCGCACGGCCTATGCCCAGTTCGTTTTTCTCGCCGGCGGAGCCGACCACGACCAGATGGAGCGGATGCGCCAGTACCTCTCCGCCCTCTGCCGGGGCTGGAACGTCCAGCAGGTCAAGGAAATCGTCGCCGAGACCCTCCATGACCTGATCGACCCGATCATCTACGACGAGGCCGCCTCGCTCATCGAGGAGCACCACACCGCGGGCCGCGACGTCGTCATCGTCTCCACGTCGGGCGCGGAGGTCGTCGAGCCGATCGGCGAGCTCCTCGGCGCGGACCGGGTGGTGGCCACGCGCATGGTGGTCGGCGACGACGGCTGCTTCACCGGCGAGGTGGAGTACTACGCGTACGGGCCGACGAAGGCAGAGGCGATCAGAGAGCTCGCCGCGTCCGAGGGATACGACCTGTCGCGCTGCTACGCGTACAGCGACTCGGCCACCGACGTGCCGATGCTGGCGTCGGTCGGCCACCCGTACGCCGTCAATCCGGACCGTACGCTGCGCCGCGAGGCGACCGCCCGAGAATGGCCGATTCTCGTTTTCAACCGGCCGGTACGACTGAAACAGCGACTGCCCGCCTTCTCCATGCCGCCGCGCCCCGCCCTGGTCGCCGCGGCCGCCGTGGGTGCGGCGGCCGCGACCGCCGGCCTGGTCTGGTACGCCAGCCGTCGACGCAGTGCCGCTTCCCAGGCGGCCGCTATGAATCAGTTCGTCCGCATTTGA
- a CDS encoding ATP-binding protein, giving the protein MKIAFVGKGGSGKTTLSSLFIRHLAANEAPVVAVDADINQHLGAALGLDEAEAAALPAMGAHLPLIKEYLRGSNPRIASAATMIKTTPPGEGSQLLRVDEDNPVYDACARTVRLDDGDIRLMATGPFTESDLGVSCYHSKVGAVELCLNHLVDGPDEYVVVDMTAGSDSFASGMFTRFDMTFLVAEPTRKGVSVYRQYKEYARDFGVALKVIGNKVQGQDDVDFLRDEVGDDLLVTLGHSEWVRAMEKGRPSHFELLEVDNRMSLQVLQNAAEDSYENRDWERYTRQMVHFHLKNAESWGNAKTGADLAAQVDPAFVLGEPMSGVSAAQPA; this is encoded by the coding sequence ATGAAGATCGCTTTCGTAGGGAAGGGCGGCAGCGGCAAGACCACGCTGTCCTCGCTCTTCATCCGCCACCTTGCCGCCAATGAGGCTCCCGTCGTCGCGGTGGACGCCGACATCAATCAGCATCTGGGGGCCGCGCTCGGCCTCGACGAGGCGGAGGCCGCCGCGCTGCCCGCGATGGGCGCGCACCTGCCGCTCATCAAGGAGTACCTGCGCGGCTCCAACCCCCGGATCGCCTCCGCCGCAACGATGATCAAGACCACGCCGCCCGGGGAGGGCTCGCAGCTGCTGCGTGTCGACGAGGACAACCCGGTCTACGACGCCTGCGCCCGCACCGTCCGCCTCGACGACGGGGACATCCGGCTGATGGCGACCGGCCCGTTCACCGAGTCGGACCTGGGGGTGTCCTGCTATCACTCGAAGGTCGGCGCGGTCGAGCTCTGCCTCAACCACCTCGTCGACGGCCCCGACGAGTACGTGGTCGTGGACATGACCGCGGGATCGGACTCCTTCGCCTCCGGGATGTTCACCCGCTTCGACATGACGTTCCTGGTGGCCGAGCCGACCCGCAAGGGCGTCTCGGTCTACCGCCAGTACAAGGAGTACGCGCGGGACTTCGGCGTCGCGCTGAAGGTCATCGGCAACAAGGTCCAGGGCCAGGACGACGTGGACTTCCTGCGCGACGAGGTGGGCGACGACCTGCTGGTCACCCTCGGGCACTCCGAATGGGTGCGGGCGATGGAGAAGGGACGGCCGTCCCACTTCGAGCTGCTGGAGGTGGACAACCGCATGTCGCTCCAGGTCCTGCAGAACGCCGCGGAGGACTCGTACGAGAACCGCGACTGGGAGCGCTACACACGCCAGATGGTGCACTTCCACCTGAAGAACGCGGAGAGCTGGGGGAACGCGAAGACCGGGGCCGACCTGGCTGCGCAGGTCGACCCCGCCTTCGTGCTCGGTGAGCCCATGTCAGGGGTCAGCGCCGCTCAGCCCGCTTGA
- a CDS encoding SulP family inorganic anion transporter translates to MSACVPTRTDDPSRKPRKKRSSRTYIAARFQRLNRPNRPHGPPPPGGGRPRRFRIAGADLSASISVFLIALPLSLGIALATGAPLQAGLVAAAVGGIVAGRLGGSPLQVSGPAAGLTVVVADLIQRYGWRTTCAITVLAGFAQLGLAALRVARSALAVSPAIVHGMLAGIGATIAFAQLHIVLGGTPQSSAIENVRGLPAQLADLHPAALSVSVLTVALLLLWPRIPGRTGRIARKIPAALAAVAGATVLAALAGLSLPRVDLPSWRNHALPELPEGPVLGILAAVLTITLVGSVESLLSAVAVDKLAAARKEPDVRLPRTHLDRELAGQGAANVVSGALGGLPVTGVAVRSAANVSAGGVSRNSTMLHGLWIAVAALLLVPLLDLIPLATLAALVMVVGVQMVNITHMRSVKRNREMLVYAMTLAAVLVTGVLEGVLIGVAVAVAVALHRLTRTRITVDEQERLHRVRVRGQLTFLAVPRLSRMLGQVPQGADCVVELDGSFMDHAAYEALHDWQASHVAQGGTVEFTGRAGGRISEPASETHGCCRPWTPWRNHHCDEQPRRTASHQLASGLSSFQRNTAPLVRDELARLAREGQRPSQLFLTCADSRLVTSMITASGPGDLFTVRNIGNLVPLPGAESSDDSVAAAIEYAIEVLEVDSITICGHSGCGAMQALLSSPPRNARTPLGRWLRHGLPSLERMRSRNHSWARISGRLPTDAVEQLCLTNVIQQLEHLRAHEAVAQRLADGRLQLHGMYFHVGEAQAYLLASSDEHEIDEVFDRVAPAPSALQKARV, encoded by the coding sequence ATGTCCGCCTGCGTCCCCACTCGCACCGATGACCCTTCGCGCAAGCCCCGCAAGAAGCGTTCATCTCGCACCTACATCGCCGCGCGCTTCCAGCGCCTGAACCGCCCAAACCGACCGCACGGCCCGCCACCGCCCGGAGGCGGCCGCCCCCGCCGATTCCGTATCGCCGGCGCCGACCTGTCCGCCTCGATCTCCGTCTTTCTGATCGCGCTGCCGCTCTCCCTCGGCATCGCGCTCGCCACCGGCGCACCGCTCCAGGCCGGGCTGGTGGCCGCCGCTGTCGGCGGCATCGTCGCCGGCCGGCTCGGCGGGTCACCGCTGCAGGTCAGCGGCCCGGCAGCCGGGCTGACCGTCGTCGTCGCCGACCTGATCCAGCGGTACGGCTGGCGCACCACCTGCGCCATCACTGTCCTCGCCGGATTCGCCCAACTCGGTCTGGCTGCCCTGCGGGTGGCCCGGTCGGCTCTCGCCGTCAGCCCGGCGATCGTGCACGGCATGCTGGCCGGCATCGGCGCCACAATCGCCTTCGCCCAACTCCATATCGTCCTCGGCGGCACCCCCCAGAGCTCCGCGATCGAGAACGTCCGCGGTCTGCCCGCCCAGTTGGCCGATCTCCATCCGGCCGCACTCTCGGTCAGCGTCCTGACCGTTGCCCTACTACTGCTGTGGCCACGGATTCCGGGGCGCACGGGCCGGATCGCACGGAAGATCCCGGCCGCCCTCGCCGCAGTGGCGGGCGCGACCGTCCTCGCCGCGCTCGCCGGGCTGAGCCTGCCGCGTGTCGATCTGCCGTCCTGGCGCAACCATGCCCTGCCCGAGCTGCCCGAGGGGCCGGTGCTCGGCATCCTCGCCGCTGTCCTCACCATCACCCTGGTGGGCAGCGTGGAGTCGCTGCTGTCGGCCGTGGCGGTCGACAAGCTGGCGGCCGCCCGCAAAGAGCCGGACGTCCGCCTTCCGCGCACCCATCTCGACCGGGAACTGGCCGGGCAGGGTGCGGCGAACGTCGTCTCCGGCGCGCTCGGCGGGCTCCCCGTCACCGGGGTCGCCGTCCGTAGCGCCGCCAATGTGTCCGCGGGCGGCGTGAGCCGTAACTCCACGATGCTGCACGGCCTGTGGATCGCGGTCGCCGCGCTGCTACTGGTGCCTCTGCTCGATCTGATCCCGCTGGCCACCCTGGCCGCGCTGGTGATGGTCGTGGGCGTCCAGATGGTCAACATCACGCATATGCGCAGCGTGAAGCGGAACCGGGAGATGCTGGTGTACGCAATGACACTGGCCGCGGTCCTTGTCACCGGCGTACTGGAAGGCGTGCTGATCGGGGTCGCGGTGGCGGTCGCGGTCGCGCTGCACCGGCTGACCCGAACCCGGATCACCGTGGACGAGCAGGAGCGGCTCCACCGGGTGCGGGTGCGGGGCCAGCTGACCTTCCTGGCCGTGCCGCGGCTGAGCCGGATGCTGGGGCAGGTGCCCCAGGGGGCCGACTGCGTCGTCGAGTTGGACGGCTCCTTCATGGACCATGCCGCGTACGAAGCACTGCACGACTGGCAGGCCTCGCATGTGGCGCAGGGCGGGACGGTGGAGTTCACCGGCCGCGCCGGGGGCCGGATCAGTGAGCCCGCCTCCGAGACGCATGGCTGCTGCCGCCCCTGGACTCCCTGGCGCAACCACCACTGCGACGAGCAGCCCCGGCGCACAGCCTCGCATCAACTGGCGAGCGGCCTCAGCTCGTTCCAGCGCAATACGGCTCCGCTGGTGCGCGACGAGCTGGCACGGCTGGCGCGCGAGGGTCAGCGGCCCTCGCAGCTCTTTCTCACCTGCGCCGACTCCCGCCTGGTCACCAGCATGATCACGGCCAGCGGTCCCGGCGATCTCTTCACCGTGCGGAATATCGGCAATCTGGTGCCTCTGCCCGGCGCCGAGAGCAGCGACGATTCGGTGGCGGCCGCGATCGAGTACGCCATCGAGGTGCTGGAGGTCGACTCGATCACCATCTGCGGGCACTCCGGCTGCGGCGCGATGCAGGCCTTGCTGAGCAGCCCGCCCCGGAACGCCCGGACCCCGCTGGGACGCTGGCTGCGGCACGGGCTTCCAAGCCTCGAGCGGATGAGGAGCCGCAACCATTCCTGGGCCAGGATCTCCGGACGGCTGCCCACCGACGCCGTGGAGCAGCTGTGTCTGACCAATGTGATCCAGCAGTTGGAGCATCTGCGCGCCCATGAGGCGGTGGCCCAGCGGCTGGCCGACGGCAGGCTGCAGCTGCACGGCATGTATTTCCATGTCGGCGAGGCGCAGGCGTATCTGCTGGCGAGCAGCGACGAGCACGAGATCGACGAGGTCTTCGACCGGGTTGCCCCTGCCCCCTCGGCGCTCCAGAAGGCGCGCGTCTGA
- the nhaA gene encoding Na+/H+ antiporter NhaA — MAAPTPTHRKFLGRLPLPERTYVADALRTETVGGVLLLVAAIAALIWANTPLGDSYESVLDFHIGPASLGLDLSLQHWAADGLLAIFFFVAGIELKRELVAGELRDPKAAALPVIAAICGMAVPALVYTLTVTVGGGSTAGWAVPTATDIAFALAVLAVIGTSLPSALRAFLLTLAVVDDLFAILIIAVFFTSDLNFAALGGAVVGLFVFWLLLRKGVHGWYVYIPLALVIWGLMYNSGVHATIAGVAMGLMLRCTRREGEQYSPGEHIEHLARPISAGLAVPLFALLSAGVSISGSALTDVFSRPETLGVVLGLVVGKAVGIFGGTWLAARFTRAELNDDLAWPDVFAISALAGIGFTVSLLIGELAFSGDATLTDEVKAAVLMGSLIAAVLAGILLKLRVRKYQALYEEEERDDDRDGIPDVYEEDKPEFHLRMAAIYEEKAAEHRRKAEVAGASRNDGDSPA; from the coding sequence GTGGCCGCGCCCACCCCCACCCACCGCAAGTTCCTCGGACGCCTTCCTCTGCCCGAGCGGACGTACGTGGCGGACGCGCTGCGCACCGAGACCGTCGGTGGCGTACTTCTCCTCGTCGCCGCGATCGCCGCCCTGATCTGGGCGAACACCCCGCTGGGCGACAGTTACGAGTCCGTACTCGACTTCCACATAGGTCCCGCCTCGCTCGGCCTGGACCTCTCCCTGCAGCACTGGGCCGCCGACGGGCTGCTCGCGATCTTCTTCTTCGTCGCCGGCATCGAGCTCAAGCGTGAACTGGTGGCCGGTGAGCTGCGCGACCCCAAGGCCGCCGCCCTCCCCGTGATCGCCGCGATCTGCGGCATGGCGGTGCCCGCGCTCGTCTACACCCTGACGGTCACCGTCGGCGGTGGGTCCACCGCCGGCTGGGCCGTACCGACCGCCACCGACATCGCCTTCGCGCTGGCCGTTCTCGCGGTCATCGGCACCTCGTTGCCGTCCGCGCTGCGCGCGTTCCTGCTGACCCTCGCCGTCGTCGACGACCTCTTCGCGATCCTGATCATCGCGGTCTTCTTCACCAGTGACCTGAACTTCGCGGCGCTCGGCGGAGCCGTCGTCGGACTCTTCGTCTTCTGGCTGCTGCTGCGCAAGGGGGTGCACGGCTGGTACGTGTACATACCGCTGGCCCTGGTCATCTGGGGGCTGATGTACAACAGCGGCGTCCACGCCACCATCGCCGGTGTCGCGATGGGCCTGATGCTCCGCTGCACCCGGCGGGAGGGCGAGCAGTACTCCCCCGGCGAACACATCGAGCACCTCGCGCGGCCGATCTCGGCGGGACTCGCCGTTCCGCTGTTCGCGCTGCTCTCAGCGGGTGTCTCGATCTCCGGCAGCGCGCTCACCGATGTCTTCAGCCGGCCCGAGACCCTCGGTGTCGTTCTCGGCCTGGTGGTCGGCAAGGCCGTCGGCATCTTCGGCGGCACATGGCTCGCCGCGCGCTTCACCAGAGCCGAGCTCAACGACGACCTGGCGTGGCCCGACGTCTTCGCCATCTCCGCGCTCGCCGGAATCGGCTTCACCGTCTCTCTCCTCATCGGAGAGCTCGCCTTCTCCGGCGACGCGACACTGACCGACGAGGTCAAGGCCGCGGTCCTGATGGGCTCGCTGATCGCCGCCGTACTCGCCGGGATTCTGCTCAAGCTGCGGGTACGCAAGTACCAGGCGCTGTACGAGGAGGAGGAGCGCGACGACGACCGCGACGGTATCCCCGACGTCTACGAGGAGGACAAGCCCGAGTTCCATCTGCGGATGGCGGCCATCTACGAGGAGAAGGCCGCGGAGCACCGTCGGAAGGCCGAAGTGGCGGGGGCGTCGCGCAACGACGGCGACAGTCCGGCGTGA
- a CDS encoding alpha/beta fold hydrolase, protein MTALDTNPGGFGSLGSPVRLDGPWTHRDVAANGARFHIAEVGDGPLVLLLHGFPQFWWTWRHQLTALADAGFRAVAMDLRGVGGSDRTPRGYDPANLALDITGVVRSLGEPDAALVGHDLGGYLAWTAAVMRPKLVRRLAVSSMPHPRRWRSAMLSDFSQSRAGSYIWGFQRPWLPERQLVADDAALVGKLINDWSGPQLPDEDAVEVYRRAMSIPSTAHCSIEPYRWMVRSMARPDGIQFNRRMKRPVRVPTLHLHGSLDPAMRTRSAAGSGEYVEAPYRWRLFDGLGHFPHEEDPVAFSTELINWLKDPEPDR, encoded by the coding sequence ATGACGGCCCTTGATACCAACCCCGGCGGCTTCGGCAGCCTCGGCAGTCCCGTACGCCTCGATGGTCCCTGGACCCACCGCGACGTGGCGGCCAATGGTGCGCGCTTCCATATCGCCGAGGTGGGCGACGGGCCTCTGGTGTTGCTGCTCCACGGCTTTCCGCAGTTCTGGTGGACGTGGCGGCATCAGCTGACCGCGCTCGCCGACGCGGGATTCCGGGCGGTGGCGATGGACCTGCGGGGTGTGGGCGGCAGCGACCGTACGCCACGGGGTTACGACCCCGCGAACCTCGCGCTCGACATCACGGGCGTCGTGCGGTCGCTGGGCGAGCCGGACGCGGCGCTGGTCGGGCACGACCTGGGCGGGTATCTGGCGTGGACCGCGGCGGTGATGCGGCCCAAGCTGGTGCGCCGGCTCGCGGTCTCCTCGATGCCGCATCCGCGCCGGTGGCGCTCGGCGATGCTCTCCGACTTCTCGCAGAGCCGCGCGGGGTCGTACATCTGGGGCTTCCAGCGGCCGTGGCTGCCGGAGCGTCAGCTCGTCGCGGACGACGCGGCCTTGGTGGGCAAGCTGATCAACGACTGGTCCGGGCCGCAGCTGCCGGACGAGGACGCGGTCGAGGTCTACCGGCGGGCGATGTCCATCCCGTCGACGGCGCACTGCTCGATCGAGCCGTACCGGTGGATGGTGCGGTCGATGGCACGGCCGGACGGGATCCAGTTCAACCGGCGGATGAAGCGCCCGGTGCGGGTGCCGACACTGCATCTGCACGGCTCGCTGGACCCGGCGATGCGGACGCGCAGCGCGGCGGGTTCGGGAGAGTACGTCGAAGCGCCGTACCGCTGGCGCCTGTTCGACGGCCTCGGCCACTTCCCTCATGAGGAGGATCCGGTGGCGTTCTCCACGGAGCTCATCAACTGGCTCAAGGACCCCGAACCCGACCGCTAG